The following are from one region of the Coffea eugenioides isolate CCC68of chromosome 2, Ceug_1.0, whole genome shotgun sequence genome:
- the LOC113764048 gene encoding uncharacterized protein LOC113764048 — protein MEEPVLSRLDRLDNILKQLEEIRGSGYHSPKSSTASTPSSGTLTSEDFSPRSLEKHCRPIEDVILEIGIKGTLFERIVHVEDRLLKLCLQLEEEEEVETEKKKKKEGISSAEKSSPRKGLKQLVKSCVKGKGSHKSRQ, from the exons ATGGAAGAACCAGTTCTCTCTCGACTAGACCGCCTGGACAACATT cTGAAACAATTGGAGGAAATCAGAGGATCAGGTTACCATTCCCCCAAGAGTTCTACTGCATCAACGCCCTCAAGCGGGACTTTGACAAGTGAAGACTTTTCTCCAAGAAGCTTGGAGAAGCATTGTCGCCCTATTGAGGATGTAATATTGGAAATTGGGATCAAAGGCACCCTTTTTGAAAGGATAGTCCATGTGGAAGATCGTTTATTAAAG TTATGTCTGCAGttagaagaggaagaagaagtagagactgagaagaagaagaagaaagaagggattTCATCTGCAGAGAAGTCTTCCCCAAGAAAAGGTCTAAAACAATTAGTCAAATCGTGCGTGAAAGGGAAAGGAAGCCATAAAAGCAGACAATGA
- the LOC113761850 gene encoding NAD(P)H:quinone oxidoreductase-like translates to MAAAQPIKVVALCGSLRRASYNRGLVRAATEICNESIKDVQMEYVDISPLPFLNTDLEVNGTYPPEVEGFRQKIRQADSIFFAAPENNYSVSAPLKNAIDWASRPPNVWADKAAAVVTAGGGSPRAQYHLRQIGVFLDLHFINKPEFFLNAFQPPQKFDSDGNLIDADSKERLKQLLFSLRAFTLRLQGKAE, encoded by the exons ATGGCAGCAGCTCAGCCTATCAAGGTGGTCGCCCTCTGTGGTTCTCTCCGCAGAGCCTCCTACAATCGTGGTCTCGTTCGTGCAG CAACTGAGATTTGCAATGAGTCAATCAAGGATGTGCAGATGGAGTACGTGGATATTTCTCCTTTGCCATTTCTTAACACTGATCTTGAAGTGAATGGAACTTACCCTCCTGAAGTTGAAGGTTTCAGGCAAAAAATTCGCCAAGCTGATAGCATATTCTTTGCCGCACCAGAGAACAATTATTCCGTTTCAG CACCTCTGAAGAATGCCATTGATTGGGCATCTAGACCTCCCAATGTTTGGGCAGACAAAGCAGCAGCTGTAGTCACAGCAGGAGGAGGCAGCCCAAGAGCGCAATATCATCTTCGCCAAATTGGAGTTTTCCTTGATCTCCATTTCATAAACAAACCTGAATTTTTCCTCAATGCATTCCAACCCCCTCAGAAATTTGACAGCGATGGCAACTTGATTGATGCTGATAGCAAAGAGAGGTTGAAGCAACTTCTTTTCTCCTTGAGAGCTTTTACACTTCGCCTTCAAGGAAAGGCTGAATAA
- the LOC113759508 gene encoding uncharacterized protein LOC113759508 has translation MHPSIAAVDRPPASWKRLLAVREFAESQIRWCLGKGLVDFWYDVWCGDLPLAQELGVSDPPHFLVGEFFTSQGWNVPRLREWVPESVVQQIATIHFSPEQDDVMVWVSSPNGDFSVSSAWEAIRTKRSISLVDRYVWSPVVPLKVSFFAWRLLWRWLLLDCILQGKGVTLVSRCNCCQQSQETVSHLFLHGTVAKAVWEHFLKTFGLLPANSSSVASMLTHWFLSHSKVLAVHVRVLVPLLVLWFIWKSRNLARFQADTFTPTQVISQIEEFLGQMGRARAFARPSFAGDRDCPWAILCNSTRRDMGAMLVSWEKPPIGRLKLNSDASVINGKAAGGGVLRDHWGRVVWAYYKEFGDLDMLAAEARSLLFGLKLCADRGVS, from the coding sequence ATGCATCCTTCAATCGCGGCGGTGGATCGGCCCCCGGCTTCGTGGAAGCGCCTGCTAGCTGTTCGGGAGTTTGCAGAGTCGCAGATACGATGGTGCTTAGGGAAGGGACTCGTCGATTTTTGGTATGACGTCTGGTGTGGCGACCTCCCTCTAGCACAGGAGCTAGGTGTGTCTGATCCTCCCCATTTCCTAGTGGGGGAGTTTTTTACGTCTCAAGGGTGGAACGTTCCGAGGTTGAGGGAGTGGGTACCAGAATCCGTGGTTCAACAGATCGCTACCATCCATTTTTCCCCGGAACAGGATGACGTGATGGTTTGGGTATCGTCGCCTAACGGGGATTTCTCTGTGTCCTCAGCGTGGGAGGCGATTCGAACTAAACGTAGTATCTCTCTGGTTGACCGCTATGTGTGGAGTCCGGTGGTGCCGCTGAAAGTTTCCTTCTTTGCATGGCGATTGCTGTGGCGGTGGCTCCTTCTTGATTGTATTCTGCAGGGCAAGGGAGTAACGTTAGTCTCTCGGTGTAATTGCTGCCAGCAGTCGCAGGAGACAGTTTCTCACCTTTTCCTGCATGGCACGGTGGCAAAAGCAGTATGGGAGCATTTTCTCAAGACCTTCGGACTACTTCCGGCTAACTCGAGTAGTGTAGCTTCTATGTTGACGCACTGGTTTCTCTCTCACTCCAAGGTTTTGGCAGTACATGTGCGGGTTCTGGTTCCCCTATTGGTTCTCTGGTTCATCTGGAAGAGCAGGAACTTGGCAAGGTTTCAAGCAGACACTTTTACTCCAACTCAGGTGATCTCTCAGATAGAAGAGTTTTTGGGACAGATGGGTAGGGCTCGTGCTTTCGCGAGGCCCTCTTTTGCAGGTGATCGGGATTGCCCGTGGGCGATCCTCTGCAACTCCACAAGGCGAGATATGGGGGCGATGCTGGTCTCTTGGGAAAAGCCACCGATAGGGCGGCTCAAGCTCAACTCGGACGCTAGTGTAATCAATGGCAAGGCGGCTGGTGGAGGGGTCTTGCGCGACCACTGGGGGAGGGTGGTCTGGGCGTACTATAAGGAGTTCGGAGACTTGGATATGCTGGCAGCGGAAGCCCGATCCCTTCTGTTCGGTCTGAAATTGTGCGCGGATCGAGGTGTTAGCTGA